A stretch of Babesia bigemina genome assembly Bbig001, chromosome : III DNA encodes these proteins:
- a CDS encoding mitochondrial carrier protein, putative, whose product MGQDGDAASVAAEPRGTLTVEQLKSHPTFTALANAVAGATCTLLLQPIASLRTRLQSLNIYDHGIQGGNRSKFAAMLRLSWRDGILRLYRGGGCSMVISGAGWFLFRYSFDMISHSKIVDFDNKNATKLVNGSLSSLITTAVLHPAWNAKLNMELQTSSTMVDGWPQYRGATHYLLSTFKNEGLPGLYKGWEANLIGVVYYGMVICVYESLAEVDWQQHRFLESVQYAKPIANGMIARIIPTTLCYPVYVSRTMQQCFATELSHRSLFQVFAWTLRNKRLRGLYAGFQMQLAKSVISGGITFGIYEALLASAARCYNFIHG is encoded by the coding sequence ATGGGCCAGGACGGTGACGCGGCTAGCGTAGCTGCCGAACCACGCGGCACGCTCACAGTCGAGCAGCTGAAGTCGCATCCCACCTTCACTGCTCTGGCCAACGCAGTCGCGGGAGCGACTTGTACGCTGCTCCTACAGCCGATTGCTTCTCTGCGGACACGTCTGCAATCTCTGAACATATACGACCATGGAATACAGGGAGGAAATCGCAGCAAGTTCGCCGCCATGCTCAGGTTGAGCTGGAGAGACGGCATATTGAGGCTTTATCGAGGCGGAGGATGCTCGATGGTTATTTCGGGCGCCGGCTGGTTTCTCTTCCGATACAGCTTCGACATGATATCGCATTCAAAAATCGTAGATTTCGACAACAAAAACGCAACCAAGCTCGTGAATGGGTCGCTAAGCAGCCTGATCACCACCGCCGTGCTGCACCCGGCGTGGAACGCGAAGCTCAACATGGAGTTGCAGACCAGCAGCACCATGGTTGACGGATGGCCGCAGTACCGGGGCGCCACGCACTACCTCCTGAGCACGTTCAAAAACGAGGGCTTGCCAGGCCTATACAAGGGGTGGGAGGCGAACCTCATCGGGGTGGTGTATTACGGCATGGTCATCTGCGTGTACGAGTCGCTCGCCGAGGTCGActggcagcagcaccggttCCTGGAGAGCGTGCAGTACGCGAAGCCCATAGCGAACGGCATGATAGCCAGGATCATACCGACCACCTTGTGCTACCCGGTTTACGTCAGCCGGACCATGCAGCAGTGTTTCGCAACGGAACTCTCGCATCGGTCGCTGTTCCAGGTCTTCGCCTGGACGCTGCGCAACAAGAGGCTCAGGGGGCTGTACGCCGGGTTCCAGATGCAGCTCGCCAAGTCAGTAATCAGCGGAGGCATCACGTTCGGCATCTACGAGGCGCTCCTGGCGTCGGCAGCGCGCTGCTACAATTTTATACACGGTTGA
- a CDS encoding leucyl-tRNA synthetase, putative, with protein sequence MSKRAQLLENEALVRALWQEGRVFDASVPASGTADKYFCTFPYPYMNGRLHIGHAFSMSKAEFQARFQRTQGKAVLWPFGLHCTGMPIMACADKIKAELAEAKNAGLSAPITGSEELPVDTAGSQEQAQEKDCTKFSSKKSKLTAKSNVKMTQMEIMRHMGIADAEIPKFADPQHWLTYFSPLAIQDLQQFGTSVDWRRTFITTDRNPYYNAFVEWQFTRMKDLGTLHFGCRASIFSRSVMQPCADHDRAEGEGATAQEYTAIKMHLEESPFSILDSLDAPYAPYKEVLASKQVYLLAATLRPETMYGQTNCFVLPEGSYEVVLGFSTPKLNFNDFGVVESIVSVEEAVKRCDCLYVTSARSAMNMAYQGLVLLRPPQAPSTLSEVHSVSRCNGQELIGSALRTPLSVHQRIYVLPMLTISMEKGTGIVSCVPSDSPDDYMTLSEIRKKGAYYKEKYNVDAVHCSLDAVPVIDIPGLGSCAAELVCQQEKVASSKDSVKLERCKEILYKRGFYEGVMAVGPYTGRKVSEVKEVIRDEMLRDEQAFVYYEPTKRVVARAGDVCIVALCNQWYTKFSDEAWKQRVLAHVGDPSKFTCYSESALNQVKHVVSWLDNWACSRSYGLGTVLPWEDISQNKNSLIESLSDSTIYMAYYTIAHYLQGDIFGTTPGSLGLKAEQLTPEVFDYIFHLSDKAPADVDAAMCEKLRQMRDEFAYWYPVDLRTSGKDLIFNHLTMSLFVHNAIWGNVSSIDAMPRSYLCVGHILVDAEKMSKSKGNFLTLEDAIAQYTADGTRVALADAGDGLDDANFAKETAEAAVLKLHAILLSAQSDMELAGRANSGSSLSEYAKRVFMNELCVLAERAKESYSNFVYRDALKYCFYDYINARRNYMQMSQGDVDHAALVMYHETFCRIANPIIPHMCEFIWLKVLGRSTSLVGEPWPTLPAIDWALHRQVKLLSKNLDDFRKCKEKSLATSKKRKGAAPVAEFTGAVIYVAKEYPALHQEVLRALQAMDVVSGAMTEKDVIKALSTSDLVSKASVADKKTMLAFASFQLRDVAVMGSSALLLELPYCELAFLRSILPFVQQSLEVTELHVLPHDEAHERDTTSIRQSAFPGRPAVFFY encoded by the exons ATGTCGAAACGCGCGCAATTATTGGAGAATGAAGCTCTGGTGCGAGCGCTGTGGCAGGAAGGCCGCGTCTTCGACGCGTCCGTCCCGGCCTCTGGCACCGCCGACAAGTACTTCTGCACATTCCCGTACCCGTACATGAATGGCCGGCTCCACATTGGGCACGCGTTCAGCATGTCCAAGGCCGAGTTCCAGGCCCGTTTTCAGCGCACGCAGGGCAAAGCTGTGCTTTGGCCGTTCGGGCTGCACTGCACTG GTATGCCTATAATGGCGTGCGCCGACAAGATAAAGGCTGAGCTGGCTGAA GCTAAAAACGCTGGTTTATCGGCTCCAATCACCGGCTCGGAGGAACTCCCCGTCGACACCGCAGGCTCCCAGGAACAGGCGCAGGAGAAGGATTGCACGAAATTCAGTTCCAAGAAGAGCAAGCTGACTGCGAAATCCAATGTGAAG ATGACCCAGATGGAGATCATGCGCCACATGGGCATCGCTGACGCCGAGATCCCCAAGTTCGCCGACCCCCAGCACTGGCTGACCTACTTCTCGCCGCTGGCGATTCAGGACCTGCAGCAATTCGGCACCTCGGTCGACTGGCGCCGCACGTTCATCACCACCGACCGCAACCCCTACTACAACGCGTTCGTGGAATGGCAGTTCACCCGCATGAAGGACCTGGGCACCCTGCACTTCGGTTGCCGCGCTTCCATCTTCAGCCGGTCTGTGATGCAGCCCTGCGCCGACCACGACCGCGCTGAGGGTGAGGGCGCGACCGCGCAGGAGTACACCGCGATAAAAATGCACCTGGAGGAATCGCCATTTAGCATTCTCGATTCGCTGGATGCGCCGTACGCGCCGTACAAGGAGGTCCTAGCGTCTAAACAGGTGTACTTGTTGGCCGCGACCCTGCGCCCAGAGACCATGTACGGCCAAACGAACTGCTTTGTGCTGCCCGAGGGGTCCTACGAGGTGGTGCTGGGCTTCAGCACCCCCAAGCTGAACTTCAACGATTTCGGCGTCGTGGAGAGCATCGTGAGCGTCGAGGAGGCCGTCAAGAGATGCGACTGCCTCTACGTCACCTCCGCACGTTCCGCGATGAACATGGCGTACCAGGGTCTGGTCCTGTTGCGTCCTCCCCAAGCGCCGTCTACGCTGAGCGAAGTGCACTCAGTGTCCCGTTGTAACGGCCAGGAGCTCATAGGCTCCGCTCTGCGCACCCCGCTGAGCGTGCACCAGCGCATCTACGTGTTGCCGATGCTGACGATCTCGATGGAGAAGGGCACCGGCATCGTGTCGTGCGTCCCCAGCGACTCCCCCGACGACTACATGACCCTCTCTGAAATCCGCAAGAAGGGCGCCTACTACAAGGAGAAGTACAACGTCGACGCCGTCCACTGCAGCCTCGACGCGGTGCCTGTGATCGACATCCCCGGCCTCGGGTCGTGCGCCGCCGAGCTGGTGTGCCAGCAGGAGAAGGTCGCCTCCAGCAAGGACAGCGTGAAACTCGAGCGCTGCAAGGAGATTCTGTACAAGCGCGGGTTCTACGAGGGCGTGATGGCCGTTGGGCCTTACACCGGCCGCAAG GTGTCCGAAGTCAAGGAGGTCATCCGGGACGAGATGCTGCGCGACGAGCAGGCGTTCGTGTACTACGAGCCGACGAAGCGCGTTGTGGCCCGTGCCGGCGACGTCTGTATCGTCGCGCTCTGCAACCAGTGGTACACCAAATTCAGCGACGAGGCCTGGAAGCAACGCGTGCTTGCCCACGTGGGCGACCCGTCTAAGTTCACCTGCTACTCCGAGTCCGCGTTGAACCAGGTGAAGCACGTCGTGAGCTGGTTGGACAACTGGGCGTGCAGCCGTTCGTACGGCCTCGGCACCGTGCTGCCGTGGGAGGACATTAGCCAGAACAAGAATTCGCTGATCGAGAGTCTGTCTGACAGCACCATCTACATGGCGTACTACACGATTGCGCATTACTTGCAGGGCGACATTTTCGGCACAACCCCTGGTTCCCTCGGCCTGAAGGCGGAGCAGCTGACCCCGGAGGTGTTCGACTACATCTTCCACCTGAGCGACAAGGCCCCTGCCGACGTCGACGCTGCGATGTGCGAGAAGCTGCGCCAGATGCGCGACGAATTCGCGTACTGGTACCCGGTTGACCTCCGTACCTCCGGCAAGGATCTGATcttcaaccacctgacgATGAGCCTGTTCGTTCACAATGCCATATGGGGCAACGTGAGCTCCATCGATGCGATGCCGCGGTCGTACCTGTGCGTGGGCCACATCCTGGTCGACGCGGAGAAGATGTCGAAGTCCAAGGGGAACTTCCTGACGCTCGAGGACGCCATCGCGCAGTACACCGCCGACGGCACCCGAGTGGCGCTCGCGGATGCGGGCGACGGTCTGGATGACGCCAACTTCGCGAAGGAGACGGCCGAAGCGGCCGTGCTGAAGCTGCACGCCATCCTGCTGTCTGCGCAGTCCGACATGGAGCTGGCCGGCCGTGCCAACAGCGGGAGCAGCCTGTCGGAGTACGCGAAGCGCGTGTTCATGAACGAGCTGTGCGTCCTCGCCGAGCGCGCCAAGGAGTCGTACTCGAACTTCGTGTACCGCGACGCGCTGAAGTACTGCTTCTACGACTACATCAACGCCCGCCGCAACTACATGCAAATGTCCCAGGGCGACGTCGACCACGCCGCCCTCGTGATGTACCACGAGACCTTCTGCCGCATCGCCAACCCGATAATTCCGCACATGTGCGAGTTCATCTGGCTGAAGGTGCTGGGCCGCAGCACGTCGCTGGTGGGAGAGCCGTGGCCGACGCTGCCCGCAATCGACTGGGCTCTTCACAG GCAGGTGAAGCTGTTGTCGAAGAACCTCGACGATTTCCGCAAGTGCAAGGAGAAGTCCCTGGCGACATCCAAGAAGCGCAAGGGCGCCGCCCCGGTTGCCGAGTTCACGGGCGCGGTGATCTACGTTGCCAA GGAATACCCGGCGCTCCACCAGGAGGTGCTGCGCGCGCTCCAGGCCATGGACGTCGTCAGCGGCGCCATGACGGAGAAGGACGTGATCAAGGCGCTGTCCACCTCCGACCTCGTCAGCAAGGCTTCCGTGGCCGACAAGAAGACGATGCTGGCCTTCGCGAGCTTCCAGCTGCGCGACGTCGCCGTGATGGGCAGCAGCgccctgctgctggagctgccGTACTGCGAGCTGGCGTTCCTGCGGTCCATCCTGCCGTTCGTGCAGCAGTCGCTAGAGGTTACGG AGTTGCACGTGCTGCCGCACGACGAGGCGCACGAGCGCGACACTACTAGCATTCGGCAGTCGGCCTTCCCCGGCCGCCCGGCGGTGTTCTTCTACTAG
- a CDS encoding CDK5 regulatory subunit-associated protein → MSQSRFRLSGPLVGAGIVGVLAASYIAYYLYRQLRKRRFMRYLKRIYNNDHELYDEAEDEYSDEDDFYIDERTIDSQRLTSRADLESIHGSGRSRSRYPYGGLTRRTKGVEEFEQEDNIENLGGSAKTRVPRSHFYGSFKSRLAKASGKRDDADDDDDWVNVDDECSRSPSRKSDQVEAADEAADSGADSLSDEDAEAKSAGIDASCLVEAAGSAPAAGSALPGRQRVYFKSFGCAHNMSDAEYMKGLLSEYGYTICDTVDSANVAVINSCTVKGPSQDAMTTEIVRARKLGIPVVVGGCVSQADRSLGVFQDPGVSLLGVQQIEEIVGVVEQALHNRKVTLLDRKALPSLNLPKIRQNKLIEIIPLSTGCLGACTFCKTKQARGVLGSYSLEAILDRVESVVAEGIQQIWLTSEDTGAYGIDLGTDIVTLLRGITALLPPNVMLRLGMSNPPYIKRHIAGIVEILRHPNVFEFLHLPVQSGSDRVLDLMNREYHIEDFEYLVDCVRKELPECTIATDIICGFPTETDEDHRQTLDLIDRLKLPVVNISQFYPRPGTPAAKMKPHGNKVKKTRTREVTQLFMSYERNSVYVGRTLSVWFSDVDNQRGHTVGHTKTYVKVVVPLDPDLVGRKALVTIEESSKWHLKGTVSSLDA, encoded by the exons ATGTCTCAGAGCCGGTTCCGGCTGAGCGGCCCCCTGGTGGGTGCGGGCATCGTCGGCGTCCTCGCGGCGTCCTATATCGCATATTACCTGTACCGGCAGCTGCGGAAGCGGCGCTTCATGCGCTACCTGAAGCGCATATACAACAACGACCACGAGCTCTACGATGAGGCCGAGGATGAGTACAGCGACGAGGATGACTTCTACATCGACGAGAGGACAATCGACAGCCAGCGGCTGACCTCGAGGGCCGACCTTGAAAGcatccacggcagcggccgGTCGCGCAGTAGGTATCCTTACGGCGGCCTCACCCGTCGCACCAAAGGCGTGGAGGAGTTTGAGCAGGAGGACAACATCGAGAACCTGGGCGGAAGTGCCAAAACCCGGGTTCCGAGGTCGCACTTCTACGGGTCCTTCAAATCTCGGCTCGCGAAGGCCAGCGGCAAGCGGgacgacgcagatgacgacgatgactgGGTTAACGTGGACGACGAATGCAGTCGCAGCCCCTCGAGGAAAAGCGACCAGGTCGAGGCAGCCGATGAGGCCGCCGATTCCGGCGCAGACTCGTTGTCCGACGAGGATGCCGAAGCAAAG TCCGCGGGAATAGACGCATCGTGCCTCGTGGAGGCCGCAGGGTCGGCGCCCGCGGCCGGCAGTGCTCTACCTGGCCGGCAGCGGGTGTACTTCAAGTCCTTCGGCTGCGCGCACAACATGTCAGATGCCGAATACATGA AGGGGCTACTGAGCGAATATGGGTACACCATTTGCGACACGGTCGACAGTGCCAACGTTGCTGTGATCAACAGTTGCACCGTCAAGGGCCCGAGCCAGGACGCCATGACCACGGAGATCGTCCGCGCGCGGAAGCTGGGGATCCCCGTCGTCGTGGGCGGTTGCGTTTCGCAGGCCGACCGCAGTCTCGGCGTGTTCCAGGACCCCGGCGTGTCGCTCCTTGGAGTCCAGCAAATAGAGG AGATCGTGGGAGTCGTCGagcaggcgctgcacaaTCGCAAGGTTACGCTGCTGGACCGCAAAGCGTTGCCCTCGTTGAATCTGCCCAAAATCCGCCAGAACAAGCTGATCGAGATCATACCGCTCTCGACGGGTTGCTTGGGCGCTTGCACCTTCTGCAAGACGAAGCAGGCGCGAGGTGTCTTGGGCAGCTACAGCCTGGAGGCGATCCTCGACCGCGTGGAGTCGGTGGTGGCGGAGGGCATCCAGCAGATTTGGCTAACGTCGGAAGACACGGGGGCGTATGGGATCGACCTGGGCACCGACATAGTCACTCTTCTGCGGGGAATCACTGCGCTGTTGCCGCCTAATGTGATGCTGCGTCTGGGCATGTCCAACCCGCCGTACATCAAGCGCCACATCGCCGGCATCGTCGAGATCCTGCGGCACCCCAACGTGTTCGAGTTCTTGCACCTGCCGGTGCAGTCGGGCAGCGACCGCGTGCTGGACCTGATGAACCGTGAGTACCATATCGAGGACTTCGAATACCTGGTCGACTGCGTGCGCAAGGAGCTGCCGGAATGCACCATCGCCACCGACATCATATGCGGCTTCCCCACCGAAACCGACGAGGACCACCGCCAGACGCTGGACCTGATAGACCGTCTGAAGCTGCCCGTGGTGAACATTTCGCAGTTTTACCCCCGACCCGGCACCCCCGCCGCGAAGATGAAGCCCCACGGGAACAAGGTGAAGAAAACGCGCACCCGCGAGGTGACACAGTTGTTCATGTCCTACGAGCGCAACAGCGTGTACGTGGGCCGCACCCTTTCGGTCTGGTTTTCCGACGTGGACAACCAGCGGGGCCACACCGTGGGTCACACCAAGACCTACGTGAAGGTGGTAGTGCCGCTGGACCCCGACCTCGTGGGCCGCAAGGCGCTGGTCACCATCGAGGAAAGCAGCAAGTGGCACCTGAAGGGTACCGTGTCCTCGTTGGATGCGTGA
- a CDS encoding CAF1 family ribonuclease containing protein, putative: protein MDEELKIVDVWSDNLEDAFERIRDVLEHYPYVSIDTEFPGIVAKPTSYQEDYNYQTVKCNVDLLKIIQLGLTFADADGQTPSGVSTWQFNFKFDLQRDMYAYDSIELLKESGIDFEKHLRKGIDVAHFGELIIASGLVMNEDVVWVSFHGSYDFAYVLKLLTCTSLPANQSEFFDLLHDFFPSLYDIKFLLDERSIKLSGRSSLQRISEHLDVKRIGPQHQAGSDSLVTCRTFFKLMQRYFENELDDEKYQGVIYGLGKASAQLHGDCKSDGLYNTPTYAMALPYANGPNSMKWGSDMQAHHVQTTLNPGIVNANLHGSSGAVILNSSVSSPHGEVTSPLGSNVLPGSAAMVNNGAMSNMTGLSFYDTPQFTNQ, encoded by the coding sequence ATGGATGAAGAACTAAAGATAGTGGACGTGTGGTCGGATAACTTGGAAGATGCGTTCGAGAGGATAAGGGACGTACTGGAGCATTATCCGTACGTCTCCATAGACACGGAATTCCCCGGCATCGTCGCGAAACCCACAAGCTACCAAGAGGACTACAACTACCAGACCGTCAAGTGCAATgtcgacctgctcaagaTCATTCAGCTCGGGCTCACGTTCGCCGACGCCGACGGGCAGACGCCCAGCGGCGTGTCGACGTGGCAGTTCAACTTCAAGTTCGACCTGCAGCGCGACATGTACGCCTACGACTCCATCGAGCTACTGAAGGAGAGCGGGATCGATTTCGAGAAGCACCTACGCAAGGGGATCGATGTCGCGCACTTTGGGGAACTCATAATAGCCTCCGGACTAGTCATGAACGAGGACGTCGTGTGGGTAAGCTTCCATGGCAGCTACGACTTCGCGTACGTGCTCAAGCTTCTCACCTGCACGAGTCTGCCTGCCAACCAGTCGGAGTTTTTCGACCTCCTGCACGACTTCTTCCCCTCTCTGTACGACATCAAGTTCCTCCTGGACGAGCGCTCGATCAAACTCTCTGGTAGGAGCAGTCTGCAACGCATCTCGGAGCACCTGGACGTCAAGCGAATCGGGCCCCAGCACCAGGCGGGGAGCGACAGCCTGGTGACGTGCCGCACGTTCTTCAAGCTCATGCAGCGGTATTTCGAGAACGAGCTGGATGACGAGAAGTACCAGGGCGTGATCTACGGCCTGGGCAAGGCTtctgcgcagctgcatgGCGACTGCAAGAGCGACGGCCTGTACAACACCCCCACGTACGCAATGGCGCTGCCGTATGCAAACGGGCCGAACAGTATGAAGTGGGGATCGGACATGCAGGCACACCACGTACAAACCACGCTCAACCCAGGCATCGTCAACGCCAACCTGCACGGGTCGTCCGGAGCTGTCATCCTCAATTCGTCAGTGTCGAGCCCACATGGAGAAGTCACAAGCCCCTTGGGATCGAACGTCCTGCCCGGCAGCGCAGCGATGGTGAACAACGGGGCGATGAGCAACATGACCGGGCTGAGCTTCTACGACACGCCGCAATTCACTAACCAGTAG
- a CDS encoding UPF0652 protein, translating into MAGPNKLSSLLDSEDVGTTANGGAAAATSLESEAVKLLAKLDRVDLARAVAALGAHVDVAKVLREALPDVLEQRRAPASEEQEEYTGINLLEPTEVVPSPDVNMPVDGESLSFPEYFLQIAKFAPLRLNLGERKLMRLLDSTLHVSEYTDKIDILHEGSKTRRIVKEIKEVCAILSGLAIAHNYDDGQRLVRDREYAANAEFFRNVFEIGRRYKILNPDKIRNSYGKLIYFLMDSRKPEIQELLNFDCVAPVKTVFSLLATKKRGLEMLHDPKIKLATMEITPEGKSRSEVQREIAAKEDAVRYLTNKYARKKSGGIMGIEFSFITRPFSNSSDAADEGEMTREEVETCLYSLSDHYSHLRAFRRPCDVMIAYLRDNFNPNDPNPKYNLSISAGSDGARLSHGHAKQFTYVLQSLTLWREIAHDMFALWHYAEADLLDADNPYRLRNTGQGLNRVQYGPNVVNGMRKILRRVQQQVGAWVGSNMVHLGDHNVPNSFMFIDKYTQIPRILSPIVSCIEKIPELYASTDAMRTYIDTQFGGPKRLKMVILTDFFRHAFDGSGADNFNDAGSCIDGRLTSAWNWCSKIEKKKYFPIFLLTSFCGFDGSFGEG; encoded by the exons ATGGCGGGGCCCAACAAGCTCTCCAGCCTCCTGGACAGCGAGGATGTGGGCACGACTGCGAacggcggcgctgccgccgccaccTCCCTGGAAAGCGAAGCCGTCAAATTGCTGGCCAAGCTCGACCGGGTAGATCTCGCCCGAG CGGTCGCCGCTCTTGGCGCCCATGTCGACGTCGCCAAGGTGTTGCGGGAGGCTCTGCCAGACGTGTTGGAGCAGAGG CGTGCACCGGCCAGCGAGGAGCAAGAAGAATACACTGGAATAAACCTGCTGGAGCCCACGGAGGTCGTGCCTTCGCCGGACGTGAACATGCCCGTTGACGGCGAATCGCTGTCTTTCCCGGAGTACTTTTTACAGATCGCGAAATTCGCGCCGTTGAGGCTCAACCTGGGCGAACGCAAGCTCATGCGCCTGCTGGACAGCACGCTGCACGTGAGCGAATACACGGACAAGATAGACATTTTGCACGAGGGCAGCAAGACGCGTCGCATAGTGAAGGAGATCAAGGAGGTCTGCGCCATCCTcagcggtctggcgattgCGCACAACTACGACGACGGGCAGCGGCTGGTGCGTGACCGTGAGTACGCCGCGAACGCGGAGTTCTTCCGCAACGTGTTCGAGATCGGGAGGCGGTACAAGATCCTGAACCCGGACAAGATCAGGAACTCGTACGGGAAGCTGATTTACTTCCTCATGGACTCGCGCAAGCCTGAGATTCAGGAGCTGCTCAACTTCGACTGCGTGGCGCCCGTCAAGACCGTGTTCAGCCTGCTGGCCACGAAGAAGCGCGGCCTCGAGATGCTGCACGACCCCAAGATAAAGCTTGCGACGATGGAGATAACGCCGGAGGGCAAGTCGCGCTCCGAGGTGCAGCGCGAAATCGCCGCCAAGGAGGACGCAGTTCGCTACCTGACTAACAAGTACGCGCGCAAGAAGAGCGGCGGGATCATGGGCATCGAATTTTCGTTCATCACGAGGCCCTTCTCCAACTCGAGCGACGCTGCGGACGAGGGCGAAATGACGCGGGAGGAGGTTGAGACCTGCCTGTACTCGCTGTCGGACCACTACTCGCACCTCCGCGCCTTCCGCCGGCCGTGTGACGTCATGATCGCATATCTCAGGGACAACTTCAACCCTAACGACCCCAACCCCAAGTACAACCTGTCCATCAGTGCAGGCAGCGACGGCGCCCGCCTCAGCCACGGGCACGCGAAGCAGTTCACGTACGTCCTGCAGTCGCTGACTCTGTGGAGGGAAATCGCACACGACATGTTTGCCCTATGGCACTACGCGGAGGCGGACCTGCTGGACGCCGACAACCCGTACCGGCTGCGCAACACCGGCCAGGGTCTCAACCGAGTGCAGTACGGCCccaacgtggtgaacgGCATGCGCAAGATCCTGCGCCgggtccagcagcaggtcggCGCGTGGGTGGGCTCGAACATGGTGCACCTGGGCGACCACAACGTGCCGAACTCGTTCATGTTCATCGACAAGTACACGCAGATCCCGCGGATACTGTCGCCCATCGTCTCGTGCATCGAGAAGATCCCGGAACTGTACGCGTCCACCGATGCGATGAGGACGTACATCGACACGCAGTTCGGCGGGCCGAAGCGCCTCAAAATGGTGATCCTCACGGACTTCTTCAGACACGCGTTCGACGGGAGTGGCGCTGACAACTTCAACGACGCGGGAAGCTGCATCGACGGCCGCCTCACCTCCGCCTGGAACTGGTGCTCGAAGATAGAGAAGAAGAAGTACTTCCCTATCTTCCTCCTGACCTCGTTCTGCGGCTTCGACGGCAGCTTCGGCGAGGGATGA
- a CDS encoding Cyclin-like superfamily protein, putative: MADSEAKDAVVWPQKSTHFSRWLLPSASSLQEQQQRAFTAALARVKGREEHKEAELPTLEDELWLVRFYAFQLSRFMAANHLKDSVKETALTFFNRFYLRRSMLEYDPRLIMFTCITLAIKLEDMWRNYYVDKLLGSVEGLDIAGVFALEATVCDALEFNFLVLHTSDSMHTIRMRCMEYLKESLGIDDEILGEHLGMILSVCSDAEKDALYMHEDPEFIFLHTPTQLAVANFARHCKKRMGSLLSVSKWVPRCTHGRGVRFLAKKMLHGDESRLAVLTETLQSINDRFARHMELRASMDAEEQKAGNILDQYLPLYSTI; the protein is encoded by the exons ATGGCCGACTCCGAGGCGAAGGACGCTGTTGTGTGGCCGCAGAAGAGCACACACTTCAGCCGTTGGCTGCTGCCGTCGGCGTCGAGCCTGCaggagcagcagcagcgggcGTTTACGGCCGCTCTGGCGAGGGTAAAAG GTCGCGAGGAGCACAAGGAGGCGGAGTTGCCAACGCTGGAAGATGAGCTTTGGTTGGTGCGTTTCTACGCGTTCCAGCTGTCGCGGTTCATGGCCGCCAACCACCTGAAGGACTCGGTTAAG GAGACGGCACTGACGTTTTTCAACCGTTTCTACCTGCGGCGGTCGATGCTGGAATACGACCCTCGGCTGATCAT GTTCACCTGTATAACGCTGGCGATCAAGCTCGAGGACATGTGGCGCAACTACTACGTGGACAAGCTGCTGGGGTCAGTCGAGGGGCTGGACATCGCTG GTGTGTTCGCACTGGAGGCGACGGTTTGCGACGCGCTGGAGTTCAACTTTCTGGTGTTGCACACGTCGGACTCTATGCACACAATTCGCATGCGATGCATGGAG TACCTCAAAGAGAGCCTGGGCATCGACGACGAGATTCTGGGCGAGCACCTGGGGATGATACTCTCAGTCTGCAGTGACGCAGAGAAGGATGCGCTGTACATGCACGAGGACCCGGA GTTCATCTTCCTCCACACCCCGACCCAGCTGGCGGTCGCGAATTTCGCGCGGCACTGCAAGAAGCGCATGGGTTCGCTCCTCTCAGTTAGCAAGTGGGTCCCACGCTGCACACATGGACGCGGTGTCAGGTTCTTGGCCAAGAAGATGCTCCACGGCGACGAGTCACGCCTGGCCGTGCTGACCGAGACGCTCCAGAGCATAAAC GATCGCTTCGCACGCCACATGGAGCTGCGGGCGTCCATGGACGCGGAGGAGCAGAAGGCCG GGAACATACTGGACCAGTATCTGCCGCTTTACAGCACCATATAA